A portion of the Bubalus kerabau isolate K-KA32 ecotype Philippines breed swamp buffalo chromosome 1, PCC_UOA_SB_1v2, whole genome shotgun sequence genome contains these proteins:
- the LOC129646869 gene encoding olfactory receptor 6C65-like yields MKNHTSVNEFILLGLTDDPELNVLIFLFLFCTYILSISGNLTIITLTLVDSHLKTPMYFFLRNFSFLEISFTTVCIPRFLVSIVTGDMTISYNSCMTQVFFLILLGSTEFFLLTVMSYDRYVAICKPLHYTTIMNSRICNQLVISSWLAGFIIIFPPVIMGLQLDFCDSNIIDHFTCDSSPMLLISCTDTAFLELMAFFLAVFTLMVTLTLVILSYVFIVKTILRIPSAEQRKKAFSTCSSHMIVVSISYGSCIFMYVKTSAKEGVALTKGIAVLNTSVAPMLNPFIYSLRNQQVKQSFKNLVKKCFSSKF; encoded by the coding sequence atgaaaaatcacaCCTCTGTGAATGAGTTCATTCTTCTGGGATTAACAGATGATCCAGAGCtaaatgttttgatttttctatttctattttgcacaTACATACTGAGTATAAGTGGAAACTTGACAATTATCACCCTTACTCTGGTAGACTCACACCTCAAAACACCAATGTATTTCTTCCTTAGGAATTTCTCCTTCCTAGAAATCTCATTCACAACAGTTTGTATTCCTAGATTTCTGGTCAGCATTGTAACAGGGGATATGACCATTTCCTATAATTCTTGCATGACTCAAGTGTTTTTCTTGATACTCCTTGGTTCAACAGAATTTTTCCTTTTGACTGTCATGTCCTATGATCGTTATGTGGCTATCTGTAAGCCATTGCATTACACAACAATAATGAATAGCAGAATCTGCAACCAGCTTGTCATTAGTTCTTGGCTGGCTGGGTTTATCATTATCTTCCCACCTGTGATCATGGGACTTCAATTGGATTTCTGTGATTCCAACATCATTGACCACTTCACCTGTGACTCTTCCCCCATGCTGCTGATCTCCTGCACAGACACAGCCTTCCTAGAGCTCATGGCATTTTTCCTGGCAGTATTCACACTCATGGTAACCCTAACTTTAGTGATTCTTTCCTATGTATTCATCGTTAAAACAATTCTGAGGATCCCCTCTGCTGAGCAAAGGAAAAAGGCATTTTCCACTTGTTCCTCACACATGATTGTTGTCTCCATTTCTTATGGAAGTTGCATTTTCATGTATGTCAAAACTTCAGCCAAAGAAGGAGTGGCTTTAACCAAGGGTATAGCAGTGCTTAATACCTCTGTTGCCCCAATGCTAAATCCTTTCATTTACTCCTTAAGGAACCAGCAGGTAAAGCAGTCCTTTAAGAACTTGGTCAAGAAATGCTTTTCAAGTAAATTTTAA